The Argentina anserina chromosome 3, drPotAnse1.1, whole genome shotgun sequence genome includes a region encoding these proteins:
- the LOC126789060 gene encoding F-box protein CPR1-like, translated as MSDYLPQEVITNILLRLPSKSLVICTSVCKSWGSMIKNSSFIQAHLSHRINYNNLHGTHLLLLHGVSCKTYGSSFGHYLFINGFKEEVYSLHYDNYNFDEYCKVVLQSPISDEEMCNEYFRVVGICNGLVFLADDFSHFGYNFIIWNPSIRKLVTLPKPGLKYETIGGYYACHGFAFDAITNDYKVVRLIEVQSGFMEGTANQTFMEVYSLAAGSWSDPRLVDPQCGINTGSPQAFVNGALHWDVCGLASTSYHYFVLAFDVSSELFREIMVPKSLESDLQGVLSLQVSVSGDGKSLALFVAGPSEEGIYSFLHVWVMKEYSVQDSWTKLFTLHPQGPEERLLRALCFRKSGEVILQVYNSYKELYSLDLASGQFKTLGNSIYKCNTMHPYEESIVLLDRNDAISS; from the coding sequence ATGTCAGATTATCTTCCTCAGGAAGTGATAACCAATATCTTGCTTAGATTACCCAGCAAGTCTCTGGTTATATGCACCTCAGTCTGCAAGTCATGGGGGTCTATGATTAAGAACTCGAGCTTTATTCAAGCCCACCTCAGCCACAGAATTAACTACAATAACCTCCATGGCACTCACCTCCTACTACTCCATGGCGTTTCTTGTAAAACTTATGGGAGCAGCTTTGGTCATTACCTGTTCATCAACGGGTTTAAAGAAGAAGTTTACTCTCTTCATTATGATAACTATAATTTTGATGAGTACTGCAAGGTTGTGCTTCAATCTCCAATTTCTGATGAGGAAATGTGTAATGAGTATTTCCGTGTGGTCGGCATTTGTAATGGGCTGGTGTTCCTTGCAGATGATTTTTCACATTTTGGTTACAACTTCATAATATGGAATCCATCTATAAGAAAGTTGGTAACCCTTCCGAAACCCGGCCTCAAATATGAGACTATTGGTGGGTATTATGCTTGTCATGGATTCGCATTTGATGCTATTACCAATGACTATAAGGTCGTGAGGCTTATAGAGGTCCAAAGTGGTTTTATGGAGGGTACTGCGAATCAAACATTTATGGAGGTTTATTCATTAGCTGCTGGCTCGTGGAGCGACCCTAGGTTGGTTGATCCTCAGTGTGGTATAAATACAGGCTCGCCCCAGGCTTTTGTTAATGGGGCTCTTCATTGGGATGTGTGTGGTTTGGCTAGTACCTCATATCACTATTTCGTACTGGCATTTGATGTGAGCAGTGAGCTATTCCGGGAGATAATGGTGCCAAAGAGTTTGGAATCGGATTTACAAGGAGTCTTGTCATTGCAAGTATCTGTTTCGGGAGATGGAAAATCGCTTGCTCTGTTCGTGGCAGGTCCTAGTGAAGAAGGGATATATTCATTTCTTCATGTATGGGTGATGAAAGAGTATTCTGTGCAGGATTCATGGACCAAATTGTTTACTCTCCATCCCCAAGGTCCAGAAGAGAGACTACTCAGAGCATTATGTTTTAGAAAGAGTGGTGAGGTGATATTGCAAGTATATAACAGTTATAAAGAGTTATATTCACTAGATCTTGCTAGCGGACAATTCAAGACTCTTGGGAATTCTATATATAAGTGTAACACCATGCATCCTTATGAAGAGAGCATTGTCTTACTTGACAGGAATGATGCAATCTCTTCCTGA
- the LOC126789062 gene encoding oleosin S1-2-like, which yields MESRHQQQGLGEGLVQGRHEQQASGTMVAVASITGLAIGGSLLGLMGLSFLASLTLLLFSSPLLLIFSPLLLFGAFVFVGSLAGFAAAAAMALIGMSALGWLYQEVGGQRLLDFGGGDMTSGVKEQGKGLGRYI from the coding sequence ATGGAGAGTCGTCACCAACAACAGGGTCTTGGTGAGGGACTAGTTCAGGGTCGGCATGAACAGCAGGCATCTGGCACCATGGTGGCTGTGGCGTCAATCACAGGCTTAGCCATTGGAGGGTCACTTCTTGGCTTGATGGGGCTGAGCTTCTTGGCATCATTGACACTACTGCTTTTCAGCTCGCCACTCTTGTTGATCTTCagtcctcttcttctttttggtgCCTTTGTGTTTGTGGGATCACTCGCCGGGTTTGCTGCCGCTGCAGCCATGGCTCTCATCGGCATGTCGGCTCTCGGGTGGCTTTATCAGGAGGTTGGAGGCCAGAGGCTTCTGGATTTTGGCGGCGGAGATATGACGAGTGGAGTGAAGGAACAGGGCAAGGGTTTGGGTAGATATATATGA
- the LOC126789059 gene encoding cytochrome c oxidase assembly protein COX15-like produces MFRNRIVALFVKSNQKALYSLRGTTSSRVLKEEPYRKFSTGITRQCLEKFRCLPKGNYVPYVRNMSTVASIGGESKEGLKLLVNGGPRAQKIVGTWLFTSAAWVFSMVMLGGITRLTRSGLSMTDWKFTGGLPPLSDEDWLAEFEKYKQSPEYKRVNKGMSIENFKFIYWMEYAHRMWGRALGILFALPFSYFLSKGYITLPLGLRLSALFGLGAGQGLIGWWMVKSGLEEPASEYAQPRVSPYRLAAHLTSAFAIYCGLLWTGLSVMMPEPPSKSVAWVHGAAKVKRLALPVSLLVGVTAVSGAFVAGNDAGHAYNTFPKMGDTWIPDDVFDMKPLIRNFFENTSTVQLDHRILATATLVSIGALWLTTRKFDTHPIVRSLIRTTLSMAALQVTLGVSTLLSYVPVELGTAHQAGALTLLTLLILLNHTVRKPSPSFLKSLPQVYKKI; encoded by the exons atgTTTCGGAACCGTATTGTAGCGTTGTTTGTGAAGAGTAATCAAAAGGCACTGTACAGTCTGAGAGGAACAACTTCATCTCGGGTATTGAAGGAGGAGCCCTATAGAAAATTCTCAACAGGGATCACAAGGCAATGCCTGGAGAAATTCCGCTGTTTGCCTAAG gGTAACTATGTACCATATGTAAGGAATATGTCTACTGTGGCTTCCATAGGTGGTGAAAGTAAGGAAGGATTGAAGCTTCTAGTAAATGGAGGACCTCGCGCTCAGAAAATTGTTGGCACTTGGCTGTTTACCTCTGCTGCTTGGGTATTCAGTATGGTAATGCTTGGTGGTATAACACGATTAACACGATCAGGTCTATCAATGACTGATTGGAAGTTTACTGGCGGCCTCCCTCCTCTATCAGATGAAGATTGGTTGGCTGAGTTTGAGAAGTACAAGCAGTCCCCTGAGTATAAACG TGTAAACAAAGGGATGAGTattgaaaatttcaaatttatataCTGGATGGAATATGCGCATCGTATGTGGGGAAGGGCATTGGGTATCCTGTTCGCATTGCCATTCTCATATTTCCTTAGTAAAGGGTATATCACCTTACCACTTGGATTAAGACTCTCAGCTCTCTTTGGTCTTGGTGCTGGACAGGGTCTAATAGGATGGTGGATGGTTAAAAGTGGTTTAGAG GAACCAGCCTCTGAATACGCTCAGCCAAGAGTAAGCCCTTACCGTCTTGCAGCTCATCTCACTTCAGCCTTTGCTATATACTGTGGACTACTATGGACTGGTCTTTCTGTTATGATGCCCGAACCACCTTCTAAATCAGTAGCCTGGGTTCATGGGGCAGCAAAAGTAAAGAGACTGGCTCTTCCTGTCAGCTTGCTTGTGGGAGTTACTGCTGTCTCAGGCGCATTTGTTGCCGGGAATGACGCG GGGCATGCTTATAACACTTTTCCAAAGATGGGAGACACATGGATCCCTGATGATGTTTTTGACATGAAACCACTAATCCGGAACTTCTTTGAGAATACGTCCACTGTGCAG CTCGACCATCGAATCCTTGCAACCGCAACTTTAGTCTCGATTGGCGCTCTGTGGTTGACAACAAGGAAGTTCGACACACACCCTATAGTTCGATCTCTAATCAGAACCACTCTCAGCATGGCTGCCCTTCAG GTCACCCTTGGAGTATCGACACTTCTATCCTATGTGCCTGTTGAGCTTGGAACCGCACATCAAGCTGGAGCTTTAACTCTGTTGACCTTATTGATCCTCCTGAATCACACAGTCCGCAAGCCATCACCATCATTTCTCAAATCTCTGCCTCAAGTTTACAAGAAAATCTAG
- the LOC126789057 gene encoding probable galactinol--sucrose galactosyltransferase 1: protein MTVGAGITVEDGSLMVLGNKVLGEVHANVVVTPASGGALANGAFIGVESDQKGSRKVFPIGKLEGLRFMCVFRFKMWWMTQRMGSNGQDVPFETQFLIVETKEGGNFGEGSKTGGEESAVYTVFLPILEGDFRAVLQGNELNEIEICLESGDPDVVGFEGSHLVFVGAGSDPFEVITDTVKTVEKHLQTFHHRERKKMPDMLNWFGWCTWDAFYTDVTSEGLKQGLESFENSGVPPKFVIIDDGWQSVSMDDTGVSFLADNAANFANRLTNIKENHKFQKDGKKGHRVEDPSLGLRHIVSEIKEKHALKYAYVWHAITGYWGGVRPGVSGMEHYDSKLAYPVSSPGVESNEPCDAYNSIAKNGLGLVNPEKVFHFYDELHSYLASAGIDGVKVDVQNILETLGAGHGGRVKLARKYHQALEASIARNFPDNGIISCMSHNTDGLYSAKRSAVIRASDDFWPKDPASHTIHIASVAYNTVFLGEFMQPDWDMFHSLHPMAEYHGAARAVGGCAIYVSDKPGQHDFNLLRKLVLTDGSILRAKLPGRPTRDCLFSDPARDGKSLLKIWNLNEFTGVVGVFNCQGAGWCKVGKTNLIHDLETGTVTGIIRAKDVDYLPKVAHEEWTGDVVIYSHLGGEVIYLPKDASRPITLKSREYEVFTVVPAKKLSDGVTFAPIGLIKMFNSGGAIKEYESTSSATIDMKVHGSGLFGAYSLARPKRITVDSEEAEFDYEVESGFLTIDLKVPETELYLWDITIEL from the exons ATGACGGTTGGCGCTGGCATAACCGTTGAAGATGGAAGTTTAATGGTGTTGGGGAACAAGGTGTTGGGAGAAGTGCATGCCAACGTTGTTGTCACTCCGGCATCCGGTGGCGCATTGGCCAATGGGGCCTTCATCGGAGTCGAGTCTGATCAGAAGGGTAGCCGGAAAGTGTTTCCGATCGGCAAACTCGA GGGGTTGCGGTTTATGTGTGTATTTCGGTTTAAGATGTGGTGGATGACGCAGAGGATGGGGAGTAATGGTCAAGATGTTCCATTTGAGACTCAGTTTCTGATTGTGGAGACTAAGGAAGGTGGTAATTTTGGTGAGGGTAGCAAAACTGGAGGGGAGGAATCTGCTGTGTATACAGTTTTCTTGCCGATTCTCGAGGGTGATTTCAGGGCTGTTCTTCAGGGGAATGAACTGAATGAGATTGAAATCTGCTTAGAAAGTG GAGATCCTGATGTTGTTGGATTTGAGGGTAGTCATTTGGTTTTTGTTGGCGCTGGATCAGACCCATTTGAAGTCATCACAGATACTGTCAA GACTGTAGAGAAGCATTTACAGACATTTCATCATCGTGAGCGAAAGAAG ATGCCAGATATGCTGAACTGGTTTGGCTGGTGTACATGGGATGCTTTCTACACTGATGTCACTTCAGAGGGTCTAAAGCAAGGGTTAGAGAG CTTTGAGAATAGTGGAGTGCCTCCGAAGTTTGTTATTATAGATGATGGATGGCAATCAGTTAGTATGGATGACACTGGTGTTAGCTTCTTAGCTGATAACGCAGCAAA CTTTGCAAACAGATTGACAAATATAAAAGAGAACCACAAATTTCAAAAAGATGGTAAAAAGGGTCACAGAGTAGAGGATCCATCTTTGGGACTTCGCCATATTGTATCTGAAATTAAGGAGAAACATGCTTTGAA GTATGCTTATGTGTGGCATGCTATAACTGGTTACTGGGGTGGTGTTAGACCTGGTGTTTCCGGGATGGAACACTATGACTCCAAGTTGGCCTACCCTGTTTCATCTCCAGGGGTTGAGTCCAATGAGCCTTGTGATGCCTATAACAGCATTGCCAAAAATGGCCTTGGCCTTGTGAATCCTGAGAAAGTTTTCCACTTCTATGATGAACTGCACTCTTATCTCGCATCAGCAGGAATTGATGGGGTTAAAGTTGATGTTCAAAACATTCTCGAAACTTTAGGGGCAGGTCATGGTGGAAGGGTGAAACTTGCAAGAAAATATCATCAGGCATTAGAAGCGTCTATTGCGAGAAACTTTCCTGACAATGGTATCATTTCTTGTATGAGCCACAACACAGATGGTTTGTACAG TGCGAAGAGGTCAGCTGTTATAAGGGCATCAGATGATTTCTGGCCTAAAGATCCTGCATCACACACAATTCATATCGCTTCAGTTGCTTATAACACTGTTTTTCTCGGAGAATTCATGCAGCCAGATTGGGATATGTTTCAT AGCTTACACCCGATGGCTGAATACCATGGAGCAGCTCGTGCTGTAGGTGGATGTGCAATTTATGTTAG TGACAAGCCAGGGCAGCATGACTTCAATCTTCTAAGGAAGCTTGTACTCACTGATGGCTCCATCTTGAGAGCTAAACTACCAGGAAGACCAACAAGGGATTGCTTATTTTCTGATCCAGCTCGAGATGGGAAAAG TCTTCTAAAGATATGGAATCTGAATGAATTTACCGGAGTTGTGGGAGTCTTTAACTGCCAGGGAGCTGGGTGGTGTAAGGTTGGAAAGACGAACCTCATCCATGACTTAGAGACAGGCACAGTTACTGGGATCATTAGGGCTAAAGATGTCGATTATCTGCCCAAGGTTGCACATGAGGAATGGACTGGGGATGTTGTCATATATTCCCATCTTGGTG GAGAGGTGATATATCTTCCCAAGGATGCATCTAGGCCAATCACCCTGAAATCTCGAGAGTACGAAGTTTTTACAGTGGTTCCAGCTAAGAAATTGTCTGATGGAGTAACATTTGCTCCCATCGGCTTAATCAAGATGTTCAACTCTGGGGGAGCCATAAAAGAATATGAATCTACGAGCAGTGCTACAATTGACATGAAAGTGCATGGGTCTGGCCTCTTTGGAGCCTATTCATTAGCTAGACCAAAGAGGATAACAGTTGATTCGGAGGAAGCTGAGTTCGATTATGAAGTTGAATCGGGTTTTCTCACCATTGATTTGAAAGTTCCAGAGACAGAATTGTACCTTTGGGACATCACCATTGAACTTTGA
- the LOC126787533 gene encoding E3 ubiquitin-protein ligase SDIR1-like: MDINVEARKQALELAADVNVSEKSRSALAGELSRLHVPDQICDSMVDKIVADAFRTAKRTSSETNCMILHFVVDIFLHVVTVPYSVDPAFEPASKSTIEGLEKARVEVPTMCSVCLETMVVGLEAARMPCLHLYHGRCIVKWLGQSRFCPLCRYSMPIETLVNVT, from the exons ATGGACATCAACGTTGAGGCCAGAAAGCAGGCCTTGGAGTTGGCCGCCGATGTCAACGTTAGCGAAAA GTCAAGGAGCGCCCTTGCAGGGGAACTCTCTCGGTTGCACGTCCCTGACCAAATCTGTGATTCCATGGTGGATAAGATAGTAGCCGATGCTTTTAGGACTGCGAAGCGAACTAGTTCTGAGACTAACTGCATGATTCTACATTTTGTGGTTGATATCTTTCTTCATGTCGTTACGGTACCGTATTCTGTTGATCCTGCGTTCGAGCCGGCAAGTAAATCGACGATTGAGGGGTTGGAGAAGGCGAGAGTGGAGGTGCCAACAATGTGTTCGGTTTGTTTGGAGACAATGGTGGTTGGTCTTGAAGCAGCTCGTATGCCGTGTTTGCATCTCTATCATGGACGTTGCATTGTGAAGTGGCTGGGCCAGAGCAGGTTTTGCCCGCTGTGTCGGTATTCTATGCCGATCGAAACACTCGTGAATGTAACttga
- the LOC126789061 gene encoding chaperone protein dnaJ 11, chloroplastic codes for MSATLALSGLSFTSPKLRSSPSSLPEMPLPRRQLKLSVRAFAETERRPMTATSPASLYEVLQVKNNASQMEIKTAYRSLAKMHHPDASSSAAEADSDGREFIEIHNAYATLSDPAARAMYDLTLNAGVGFDRRRSPVGFRPNGFYSTRRWETDQCW; via the coding sequence ATGTCAGCAACCCTAGCCCTCTCCGGCCTCTCCTTCACCTCCCCCAAGCTCCGCTCCTCCCCCTCCTCTCTCCCCGAAATGCCCCTCCCCCGCCGCCAGCTCAAGCTCTCCGTCAGGGCCTTCGCGGAGACGGAGCGGCGGCCGATGACGGCGACTTCCCCGGCGAGCCTCTACGAGGTTCTCCAGGTCAAGAACAACGCGTCGCAGATGGAGATCAAGACGGCGTACAGGAGCCTCGCGAAGATGCACCACCCGGACGCGTCGTCGTCGGCGGCGGAAGCCGATTCGGACGGGCGCGAATTCATCGAGATCCACAACGCGTACGCGACGCTGTCGGATCCGGCGGCCAGGGCGATGTACGACCTGACGTTGAATGCGGGCGTTGGTTTCGATCGGCGGAGAAGCCCGGTCGGGTTTCGGCCCAATGGGTTCTATTCGACCCGGAGGTGGGAGACGGACCAGTGCTGGTAG